The following coding sequences are from one Lolium rigidum isolate FL_2022 chromosome 6, APGP_CSIRO_Lrig_0.1, whole genome shotgun sequence window:
- the LOC124664908 gene encoding ectonucleotide pyrophosphatase/phosphodiesterase family member 1-like, translated as MAAPPSGDMPLPTAALLARSHSPSAPAPQPAAASSRLLIFLTAALAVSTSYLLLLRPPHSTASPHPPLSVARPLSKLPKPVVLLVSTDGFRFGYQHKAPNPHLRRLIANGTSAAEGLIPVFPTLTFPNHYSIVTGLYPSSHGIINNFFPDPVSGAEFNMGSHEPHWWLGEPLWVTAADQGVLASTFFWPGSEVHKGAWDCPDKYCRHYNESVPFEDRVDAVLAYFDLPADEMPQFLTLYFEDPDHQGHQVGPDDPVLTDAVEHMDEMMGRLIAGLEARGVFEDVNLIWVGDHGMVGTCDQKLVILEDLAPWVQVESDWVLSTTPLLAIKPPEGVSPAEVVAKMNEGLASGKVENGEYLKVYLKEDLPSRLHYSESYRIPPIIGLVDEGYKLEKKRSNAKECGGAHGYDNAFFSMRTMFVAHGPRFERGKTVPSFENVEIYNVIASILSLNPASNNGSASFPGTVLLPS; from the coding sequence ATGGCAGCTCCGCCCTCCGGCGACATGCCGCTCCCCACCGCCGCCCTCCTCGCCCGCTCCCACTCCCCCTCCGCCCCCGCGCcccagcccgccgccgcctcctcccgccttCTCATCTTCCTCACAGCCGCCCTCGCCGTCTCCACctcctacctcctcctcctccgcccgccccactCAACCGCGTCCCCCCATCCCCCCCTCTCCGTCGCGCGGCCGCTCTCCAAGCTCCCGAAGCCGGTGGTCCTCCTGGTATCCACCGACGGCTTCCGCTTCGGGTACCAGCACAAGGCCCCCAACCCGCACCTCCGCCGCCTCATCGCCAACGGCACCTCCGCCGCCGAGGGCCTCATCCCCGTCTTCCCCACGCTCACCTTCCCCAACCACTACTCCATCGTCACCGGCCTCTACCCCTCCTCCCACGGCATCATCAACAACTTCTTCCCCGACCCCGTCTCGGGGGCCGAGTTCAACATGGGCTCCCACGAGCCCCACTGGTGGCTCGGGGAGCCGCTCTGGGTCACCGCCGCCGACCAGGGGGTCCTCGCCTCCACATTCTTCTGGCCGGGCTCCGAGGTCCACAAGGGCGCCTGGGACTGCCCCGACAAGTACTGCCGCCACTACAACGAATCTGTGCCGTTCGAGGACAGGGTTGACGCCGTCCTTGCTTACTTCGATCTCCCGGCTGATGAAATGCCGCAGTTCCTCACGCTCTACTTTGAGGATCCAGATCACCAGGGGCACCAGGTTGGCCCTGACGACCCAGTCCTCACCGATGCGGTGGAGCACATGGATGAGATGATGGGGAGACTCATCGCTGGCTTGGAAGCCAGGGGTGTGTTTGAGGATGTGAACCTTATATGGGTTGGGGATCACGGGATGGTTGGGACCTGCGACCAGAAGCTGGTGATTCTCGAGGATTTAGCTCCGTGGGTTCAGGTGGAGAGCGATTGGGTTCTATCCACGACGCCATTGCTGGCAATCAAGCCACCAGAAGGCGTGTCGCCGGCTGAGGTTGTGGCCAAGATGAATGAAGGGCTAGCGTCAGGGAAGGTGGAGAATGGGGAATATCTCAAGGTTTACTTGAAGGAGGACTTGCCTTCTCGCCTGCACTACTCGGAAAGTTATAGGATACCGCCAATCATTGGGCTCGTAGATGAAGGTTATAAGTTGGAGAAGAAACGATCCAACGCAAAGGAGTGTGGAGGGGCGCACGGGTATGACAATGCCTTCTTCTCAATGAGGACCATGTTTGTCGCACACGGACCTCGTTTTGAGCGGGGTAAAACGGTCCCTTCCTTTGAGAATGTGGAGATTTACAATGTGATTGCTTCCATTCTCAGTTTGAACCCAGCTTCAAACAACGGCTCAGCCTCTTTCCCTGGAACGGTTCTGTTGCCGAGTTAG